The Amblyomma americanum isolate KBUSLIRL-KWMA chromosome 2, ASM5285725v1, whole genome shotgun sequence genome contains the following window.
CTTCTCTGCCTTCCCTCTTGACGGAGGGAGATATCAACACTGCTTCGCTCCGTAACTATTACTACCGCGCGGACAGATTGAAGGCAGCGTGGTGTGTGTAATGCAAGACGCGCGTCAGGATCGTGGGGTGGCAGCGTGCCCGCTGCACGTCGCACTTGTGTCCCAAGCACGCGCCGAGTGTAGCGGAGTTGTTGCGACCGCTGTGAGCTCCTTCGTGCGTGGGAACACAAAAGCGACGCCTATTGCCGATCCCGCCAGCTGGTGGTGGCAATTCGTGCCTCGGTAGACACCgagtaaagaaagaaggaaaaaaaaagaaagagaggtcTGGGGGAAGGGATGGTGGGAAGCCGAGTCGTTGCTTACGAGGCGTGTGTATGCCGCCAGGCGGCGGTGGTGGTTAGTACCAAGTGTCACAGCGCAGTCCTTTTGGCCGTCGTCGCTACCTCCCGGGAGGACGCCTCGGAGACCGCAATCTCCATTCGCTGAAGCGAGGGGAATTGCTCTCGTGCCCTGACGATTTCTTCCCGCaccgcttttttctcttcttccctttcctttcttttctttctttccttcattctcaACCTCGCTTCATCTTCGCCATCTTTGCTTCGATATCTTCATTTGGATCTGCGTGCTTTCACGTGGCTCGCAGCCGGGCTACTGTCCGTTCACCCAGAGGTTCGTTCATTTCCCGGGCCTCCGACAAATCTTTCCCAGGACCGCATAGGAATGCCGCTACAGCGGACAGCGGCACCCGTCCTCCCACCCCTCCTTCTCTTCCTCAGCTGCTTCCATCCCCTCTTCAGCCTCTTCTCCTGTGTATATTTTTATCCCTTCGGGGATGCTGAGTGTGCTTGCGAAAGGCAGGAAATGGGAAAAAGAATAGAGCGCAGTCAGCACGGGGATTGGGATATAAGGAccgtcttgaccgccgtcatctccGGAAAGGTCGCCGTTTCTGCTACGAGGGTTGCCGGCATTCACTTACCGGCTGCCTAATTAACGGTTAATGGTTAATGGACTTTTACGTGCTAACGCAACGATGCGGGTTATGAGAGGTGAACCGTAGTGGGCGGCTGCACGGATTAACTTTGACCAGCTCGGGTTCGGTAACGCGCACTGAAACCTCAGTACTTGGTCATTTTTTGCGAGATGATACTACGTCGACAAGCGTGTCGCTTGTCTCCTAGAATGATGAGATTAATTACCGTCGACTCCTAATTGGCATTCAAGTTGGAATAGcctgtacatttttttcttctcaaggAGAGACCGATATGGCGCAGTAGGCGAACATCCTTGTAGTTTTGCACCATTGCAGGCCTCGACATTTTCACCTACGCTGAACTGCGTGCTTGAACAGTATCAGTTCTGTATTCCTTTCATAAGCTTATCCACTACGGTAAATGGGACGCCTTTGTCTTTTCTCGCGAGATCGTGCGGGTTTCTGTGCGAGGTGCTGACCCCTGCTCCAGTGCCCAGTGCCATTTTGCAAAATTTTATAAAGACGAATTGAACCGACTGAAATTTTATGCAATAAAAATGTTATAGTTTCAGTTCAGTAAGGTACACTGACTGTATCTTCGACATAATGTGCGCCGCTGAGTTCGCTCTTGTTCGTTGCAACAGTTAGAATACGATCCCGATGAATTCGCATTTCGAAATTTTGTTTACAATACACTCCACGAATGACTGTTGCTGATTTTGTAGGCTTTGTTGCGAGGTGATGTTCAAAGCTCGTTATTCctaacagattaaaaaaaaagtatggcGTGATAGCGTAGTAGTAGGTTAggtttccattctgagcagtttgacacctttgaacgcatttttcgttttttcaattgtttcagttAATTAATTGATGAATtgcacactctaaattttctctAGCATATCAAGCgtggcttttcattctgaacaTTTCTTTGAACCCTCTTTTtgcaatttttcatttctttaattaaaaaattaattacaatgatttcattaactttTCATTGCCTATAACACAACAATCATTCATCAATCACTAGAAGCACAAATTGCcgtgatacgattttttttacacagcccccgattatttccgacgcgcggtgtcgaatactactacgccgacggatttttgaccgaacgagctgtatacgctgtcgcataaaaaaaatgtaatgcGAACTCTCTCCGAGGTACTTACTTGATTAAAATGACACTTTCTCCGGACAGCAGTGATTGTTACCAGGGAAACATCAAAACTCTGCAGCGAATATTGACGCTCTCAGTTTGTCTATTTACGGGTGCTGAAGTTTGCCGCCCTGGGGACTTCTTTAGAGAACGTCTCGAAATTTCTCACAAAGTGCGGTCTACAGGTGAGCCTGTCAGCGTGATAATATGAAATAAATAACGAAACGTAATTGTGTAGCACGCGTCTAAACAGCTTATTTACATTTCCAACGCGCTTTGCGCGCGGTCCTATTGCGGATAACACACGCTGTCCTAAGAAACCGCGGGTGGTCTCCTTCCGCCGCTGGCTATCACGTTTTCCCGTTGTTTACACCTAGCTTGCGGCTTCCTGTTTTCCGCTGCACAGCGACGATCTGCGCTCGCCAAGTCGGCACAAAGACTATGCTAGCTTGCTTTTCCACCCAACACACCATTAGTTGCGGTGCGTCGTACTGTTTCCACGGTCACTTGCAGTCGGTACATCAGCGGAGCGTTAGAGGTTCCTCCTTCTAAACACTCTCTCTATTTTGTCTCCGGAGCGACTAACTGAATGGAACTAATTATGTTACCGCACAAAGTGTACTACACTAACAGCGGCACTAGTAACAAAGTATGATGAATTTTTTAGTGCCAAAGGCTTTGCGCTCTTGACTATAAGAGTCGTCGTATAGACCAGGCTGTCCGATTAATTTTGTACGGCGACGGGCGGGACGGTCTTCAGCACAGGCAGGCTTTTTcgaagcatgaaatgcttttagcttccGTTATCGGCGAATACAGGCGAACATCGTCCTGTAACTACGGCGAACCTGAAGCCGAACTTATTCGAAGCTTTCGAACTTTTCCATCAGAGCGGTGGCCAGCAGGGGGAATAAAAATTCTGCCGTCAGCAGGGTGTGAACCATTGTCGGCGCCAACAGAGCAGCTTAGTTTTCCGATCCCTCAGCGACCATCGCCGCAGCCTCTCGAGCGTCGCGTTCAAATTGGTAGCCTATCGCGCTGCGTGTTGTAAATCGCCCGTTCCTTAGCATTCATCGGTTCGTTCCACTCTTGCAAGCGCTTGGAGTCAATGGTGCTGACGCAGCTTCACGGAGCCACACGTGAAGGTGAGAAAGCGGCCGAACTTATCGCTAAGGTCTATGATGAGCGGGCGATCGCTGTAGAGCGTTAAACAGCGAAAGCAGCAATAGAGCCTGTGCGCGTAACGGTCTCGTCACGCATGAATACGACAAAATAACGAGCGAAGCCGCAGAAACCCATCTCGTATGGAAGAAAAAGAACATAATTGCGAGTCACTCCCTGATGATGGTGCACAAAACAAAATAGGCCCGTTTGGGCACTCTACAGCAGGCGCTTACAGGTATTAAGATATGCCGAGAAACCTAGCTTGCACCTCCATCCTTGTAAGCTTTGTTACAGTCATTGAAAGTATATTGCTAGGAAACTTAGATTGCATCGCTTCTTGAATGGCTGTTTCTTATTCGATTTTAGGGGCATAATAATGGACACACTTTTTCTGCGCATACTTATAAGTCCGGGATGTATGAGTGCTCTTTTGAATGAAGATTTACTTTCCAGTAAACGCTTGCGTTGTTAGCCGCCCATATATCCTTCCTGTCATCGCGCTGCCGTTTTACATTGTGAATTTCATCTTGTAGTGCATTACAAGATCAGCGAGTTGTTAACATGACAGGAATACAAAGACCAagcttttgttgttttgtttaaGAGCGCTGTTTTGTCGACTGCTATTTCTAATGATAAGCAAAGGCGACTCTAGCATGATTATTACATTTTTTAAGTGATCGCAAGTGTTAAGAGAATGAGGTGGTTAATTCATAGCTCGTGCAGCGCAGTTTCCATACTGAACTCATCGCTGTGCGCTGGCAGCACGTTTGCACTGTTGAAGAGAGTACAAAAAGCACAACAGCGGTATTTACCGCAAGCCGCGTGGAAAACACCCTCGCAGAAAGCTGGCTTCGAGCCATTCATCACCGGTAACCGAACACGATCACGAAGCCTTTCGGTGTTGTGGTGTAGGTTCCGACGGAGAGACCTATAGGTTGCAATAGGAAACGGACAGACGACGGACGTCAAAGTTTTGGAAAAAAACGTCGCGCTCTGCGACACCCTATCCGATCGCTCCCACGCACAATACGAACAGCAGGAtttcctccccccctcccccccttcaacTTCGGCAGATAATAGGGGGAAACAAATCCCCGTTTGGTTGGTTGGAAAGAATCGCGATAAAGCCTCCAAAACCTGTGCCGCTCGCAGCTTCTGCTTTAAAGGGTTTTTCACCCGCGCCCCTGGAAATGTCACCGTTAGCGGTTTGCGACAAGGGGAGTAGTTCGAAGCTCCCGAGCCTCTACCGGCCGGTAAGCATACTGAGCGCCCTCTGCCGGCACCGCCCGTCACTACGTCAAGCGCCTAACAGTCAGCAGATGACGGTAATACGTTAATATTTGCCAAGCAAGTTTTTTCGGTGCATCGCCCAGCGCTGTCCATTCATTCGTTCTTTCACCACAGCTACTTTCGAGACTTTTCGAGCACACTGTCTCGGGGAGGTCTGAGCAATACCTAAGCAAGGATTTGGTACCACTGCTCTTTATTTGCTTTTTCTCTTTAAATCATCACCTAGCTTTTCAGGGTGTCGGTGTTTGAGCCTGGTGTGTAAAAGAGGCGAACACTTTTATTGACAGAGCCGTGCATTGGACAGGTGTCGTTTAGCCACGACGCATCGACGGAAGCACAAACGTCATAACGCGACAGGGAAAATTAGGAGACGCTTCACCTGCCATAAAACTTCAGACAAGCTAGATGTTTATTTGACGTCTTCGGGAGTATAATGGGATTGCCTGAGATGCGCACTCTCAAGCTGACGTCAGTAAATTTTAGAAGGTTCATACAAAGCCAGTCAGGTTCATTTTTAAGTCTTACTGCTCGCGCACGTCTCCAACATCTGAACTAGATAATGTGGAAGTACGAAATTTCGCATCAATGCGTAAGCGGGACAGGCTGAAGTTTTTAGATTGATTCTGTAACAAAAATTTAGGAATAGATAGATGGTTACACATTCAGCCCGCTAAGCAACGCTCCACACGCTCGttaccacacacaaaaaaaagccaGAAACGTTTCATCCTGTAACAGCGTATTGAAGAATTCCTTTTGGCCTCACACAGTTTCTGAAAAGGACACGTTACCCGGAAACAATGTTGGTTGTCCAACACTTTCATCATTCTTTTTGCGTACTTGCGCATAAACCGTAACTTCCATTTCCtggctctccccccccccccccccccccaaatcgtTAGGAGGAACTATTTTCTGTGTTATTTGTTCTACAGTTTTACAGCAATACACTGTTCAGTGTCTGGTGTCATGCTTGCTGGTTTAGTTTGAAACATATTTCAAATGTCTACTATTGCCTAAGGCCTGGTATCTTAAGGCTGGCAGTACTTGTAAAATTGGTACTTGGTACAGccgattttccttttttttgcttttaacaaTGTTTGcagcctattatttgtacctcaacttgaattctaaccgattttgtaacaTTTTGTACCATATGTTATTGTTCAAGTTGCTTTACTTACCGATATGGGCACTACACCTGGTTGTATTATTCACCgtccttcctgttacagtccctaatgggacttacagtatcaataaaaaaaaataaataaattggcgGGTGAAGtgaaaggaaagaaacaaagtAACATAGGCGTCTTCCAATAAAGCGACAAGTGTCTTACTCAACGCGGAGTGTATTAGACGTTTTCAATGATAACGCGAGTATAGTTAAGTGAAAAAGTTCAGGGAACGCGGGAGCCATGAAGGAAAAAATGCATATACTGAAGCAAGAATTTGAATACGATGTACTGTCTCGAATATAAAAGTACACTACATTTTTTGCTGTACGCTAAGGCCAGAAGAAAATCCGGCTTAGATCTTTTTCGCAGTCTCTTTCTTTTAAAAACTTTTTCAGCTGGCTGTACAAATTTTTTTAACTTGCATCTCTTGCACAGAAACGAAGCTCTAAAAGGtacattaaaatatttgtaaAATATACAGTGCTCAATGTGCACTCTCGGTTCAAGTGCCTTGTGACAGTGAGAACGGAGAGAACTGTTTTGCGCAGGAAGAACACGAATAACTGTCTGCGCAGTTCAGACCTAGCTCTCGCGACAAAAGGTTTATCTGGCGAGTTAAATTATTATATGTCGAGCCAAAGCAGTTTGAAAGCGGTGCTCATGGCGCCAGTCTGGTCTTGTGTGTGtcgtctccgtcttttagcgctttttgcgtaaaccatgtcatgttTGATGAAATAAACTGTCGGAAGAGATTCAAAATTTTACAATACAAGAATTTTGAAAGTACCTTTGTTGTATGGAATGTACGTAATTTGTCCAAGAATATGCATGCCGCCACATGTGCTAgtgatcccggcctcggcggccaaatttcgatggaggcgaaattctagaggcccgtgtgctgtgcgatgtcagtgcacgttaaagaaccccaggtggtctaaattattctggaaccctctactacggcgtccctcatagcctgagtcgatttgggacgttaaacacccataaaccacaaaccaaacaTGTGCTAGCAGTCACAGTTGTGGGACTTTTGTTACATCCCCACGACTTCCAAGCTCAGGTCGAGTGAGGACGAGAGTTTCTCTCAatctcgagagagagagagagagagcaaacttTATTAAAATGAAGCGGAAAAAAATGTATGCTGGTGTGGATGGGCCTCTTGGTACAAAAGCCCAGAGTTGAGGTATGGGACGCTGACGACGCAACATGAATCACCACTGCACTGGATGGAGGCAGAGCTTTCGggctgcgtatttttttttttttacagacgtTGTAAATCCACGCAGGACGTTAGGCTCaggcagaaagaaaaatattaggcGATCCTGGGCGGCTCGTTTGAATGCGTTGgcattttctgttgctgctgattTTGTTGCAGCTAATGCCCATGTAggcggaattggtcattttcagcattcatagatcgctgggggtcctcataccactcctggtccGCGGTACAGTGGTCAACCGATGTTCCACTgcaatggcagatgctgccacagGCGGGCTTGTGAGAGCCAGGTTGTTCTcaccaagcaacctctcgcgaccaatcattaatttaactaccacctgccatggtaagcaggttgtgatgacgtcacaggtcCGCATACGTCACGCAACTTATCACGCGTCACACGTGTCGGTGGTCCCATTTCCCACTGCACAGACCCTTCTCATGATGACGCATTGACAATTTTACATCCTGCATTGTATCTAGAATTTGGCTTTGTCATCAAAAGAGGCTAACAAGTAGTCAGAACGTGGCCTTTATTTTAGTAAATGTTGTGAGCGATCTTATTTTGCCATGCAGATAAAAAAAAGATCCTAAGCTAGAAAACAGAATGAAAAAcggtgagaaaataaaaaaaagcgggAAGAATATGAAGACTACGAGAAGGGCCGTTTCATCTCCCCAAAAAGCGTACAAGATTCGCTAGAAGCCGAGGAAAATATATTGAAAAAATAACACCGCTTCGTTTACGCTTTCTGCCAGCGCTGACGCACCGTGGACTCAGTAAAAACTATCCTGACAACGCATCCCAGTTGTAATTTACAAGCGAGATATGACTAACCACGTGCACTAACTTTTTTAAGAAAACGCTTTTTCTTGCTCGttttgttttcattcatttttcaaAAACCGGACATGTCAACGTTAGCAGAGTTCTTGGTAAAGTACTGGTCTCCTTGAAACGACAGTGTACGAGAAATTTCAAAGGCCCAGTATCTCGTCCATGTCGTCTTCGAATCGGCAGCCGTCGCTCTGACTACCGCCGCGCATCTCGGTGCAGTGCTCCAGCAGATGCTCGCAGAGTTCGCACGGCTCGATGACCAACTTCCCGCAGAACATGCAGTCCATGCCCAAGTTTTCCACGTCAACGTAATCATCTTGAAGCGACCACGGCTGCTGCGGCGGCGTCGATAGCGGCGACCGCTTTATCACTACCTCCTCGCCGACTTGGTCTTCTTCCCCGCACTCGTCTTCTAGGCTAGGGTCGTCGCTCGCCTCAACGACTTCGTCCGGTTCCTTCTTCGTGGTCGCTCCGCGGCCGTCGTCTTCCCCAGAATCCTCCGCGACTTCTTGGGCGTTACCCCGCTTCTTCCTCTCCTCTTCTTCGGCATCGTGCGTGGCCATGTGCTCGAAGAAGGTGGACGCGTAGCTGAAGCCCCGGTTGCAGACCGGGCACACGACGCTCACCTTCGGCACGTGCACCAGCTGGTGCCTCATCATGTGGTGCTTTTGCGTGAAGCAGCGGCCGCACACGGAGCACTGGTGCGGCCTCTCGCCCGAGTGCGTCAGCTCGTGGGTCTGCAGACCGGAGGACCTCTTGAAGGTCTTGCCGCAGTACTGGCACATGTTGGGCGACTCGCCGTGCTGGCTGCTCATGTGACGGCGCAGGTT
Protein-coding sequences here:
- the LOC144118716 gene encoding uncharacterized protein LOC144118716, encoding MTSAAPFVVKQEPLSDFGDAEMSPLPDDAADREDDSDEIDDRSKSGDFNDMVSAFERSPTVSRARVRCGICHKVLANRTTLHKHLRIHTGEKPYPCSFCLRHFRQKEHRDKHMRIHAAQGKAFECVQCTMTFGRRHFLAKHLQNVHNMDILSIAEQEAAFLANNAAQPPVLELQVEAAPPPKPPAESTYRCYVCRKMFSQRYNLRRHMSSQHGESPNMCQYCGKTFKRSSGLQTHELTHSGERPHQCSVCGRCFTQKHHMMRHQLVHVPKVSVVCPVCNRGFSYASTFFEHMATHDAEEEERKKRGNAQEVAEDSGEDDGRGATTKKEPDEVVEASDDPSLEDECGEEDQVGEEVVIKRSPLSTPPQQPWSLQDDYVDVENLGMDCMFCGKLVIEPCELCEHLLEHCTEMRGGSQSDGCRFEDDMDEILGL